The following proteins come from a genomic window of Solea solea chromosome 3, fSolSol10.1, whole genome shotgun sequence:
- the LOC131456759 gene encoding caspase activity and apoptosis inhibitor 1 — MLKKKPVSGEKKRKHTQSEERRDKDERRSKEPNVQLDSKDELADAELDRVSSDIEEGGLDLNLPFRPITSYVAEKHEMLEQCFRVLGEKKLHKMLPDELKEITSEEIKKLCWEQLEPISERNLIQILAGEEVTSGNGNENSKETLESQQDNNVDSTSCLKETAKSEDTKQEGGGSGEESDVLSINADTNDSDIEGPKEEQTVKAVEKPVKKENGSGNVADPSLTPDPAQPEPPIDSPATEVKKDIQSDIDKSVSEILALSSSSSKEVALKESTPPQSAEVTLSVEASTCAPASCQPSIQQLALLELEMRARAIKALMKAGDKKTTSVAKNI; from the exons ATGCTTAAAAAGAAACCAGTTAGcggagaaaagaagaggaaacacacacagtcagaggaACGACGTGACAAAGATGAACGTAGAAGCAAGGAACCAAACGTGCAG CTGGACTCCAAGGATGAACTTGCTGACGCAGAGCTGGACAGGGTCAGCAGTGACATTGAAGAGGGGGGACTGGACCTGAACCTGCCATTTCGACCCATCACTTCTTATGTGGCTGAAAAGCACGAGATGTTAGAGCAGTGTTTCCGCGTTCTGGGGGAGAAGAAGCTGCACAAGATGCTGCCTGATGAGCTGAAG GAAATTACTTCAGAGGAAATCAAAAAACTATGTTGGGAACAACTGGAGCCAATCTCTGAGAGAAATCTGATTCAGATCTTAGCAG GAGAAGAGGTGACATCTGGAAATGGGAATGAAAACTCTAAAGAGACCCTGGAAAGCCA ACAAGATAATAATGTTGACTCTACATCTTGCCTGAAAGAAACAGCAAAAAGTGAGGATACTAAACAAG AGGGTGGTGGCTCAGGTGAGGAGAGTGATGTCCTGAGCATAAACGCAGACACTAATGACAGTGACATAGAAGGACCCAAAGAGGAGCAGACTGTTAAAGCTGTGGAAAAgccagtaaaaaaagaaaatggcagcGGAAATGTCGCTGACCCGTCTTTAACGCCTGACCCAGCACAGCCAGAGCCTCCCATTGACTCTCCGGCAACTGAagtaaagaaagacattcagaGTGACATAGACAAAAGTGTCAGTGAGATCTTAGCCCTTTCATCCTCTTCAAGTAAAGAGGTAGCTCTCAAAGAGAGTACACCACCTCAGTCTGCAGAGGTCACTTTATCTGTTGAAGCTTCAACCTGTGCCCCTGCATCTTGTCAGCCGTCCATTCAACAACTGGCACTTCTGGAGTTGGAAATGAGGGCCAGAGCCATCAAAGCTCTGATGAAAGCAGGTGACAAGAAAACCACTTCTGTGGCCAAAAACATCTGA